The following nucleotide sequence is from Mucilaginibacter sp. cycad4.
TGGAGAAAAGGTTATTATCTTCTTTATAAATGATCTTTGTTTCATCGCCGCTGAAAACCGGGCTGTCTTCCTGCGCTACAGTGTTAGTTAACCGGCTGGTTTTGTTAGCTTTTACATCGTATAAAAATAAATCGCCGTTTTTACTGAATACCTTTTGGCTATGTTTTTTGTTCCACCCGCCGTTATCGGCTGCCAGATCGCGCTGTTCGGCGATACTAACTTTTTGTACCCTGTTATCGCCGGGGCTAACTGAATATAACCGGGTATCGCCCGAAGCATCATCATCCCATTTAAACCAGATCTTTTTACTATCGTTAGCCCAGCGGATATTGGAGGGCGAAACCCCGATCCATTTAGGGTCGCGCATAATTTTTTCGATGGTAAGGGTATCCAGCTTTTGGGCAAAGGCGCCCGTTGCCGGGATCAGGAACAATAAGCCTAACAGTTTTTTCATATCTCAATAAAAGCATGCAATTTAACAGTTTGGCTAATGATTGTTATTTTTAAGCATTTTATTGTTACAAAATGGAACTACAGGGCAACGGATTTTTATTGAGGGCATGGCAACCGGGCGATGAAGCATCACTTCAAAAGCATGCGGATAACCCAAAAGTATCAGCTTTTTTGCGCGACAGGTTCCCGTATCCCTATACCATGGAGGATGCCCTGTTTTGGGTAAACCTGGCCCAAAATCAGCAACCTTTAACCAACTTTGCCATAGTAGTTAATGGGGAAGCCTGCGGCGGCATAGGTGTTGAACTTTTTACTGATGAAAGCCGCATAGCCGCCGAAATAGGCTATTGGCTTGGCGAAGAACATTGGGGAAAAGGCGTAGCAACTGCAGCAGTAAAACTGGTAACCACTTATGCCTTTGAACATTTTTCCTTATTACGCTTAGAAGCCGGTGTTTATAATAAAAACACGGCATCCATACGGGTGCTTGAAAAAGCAGGCTATGTGAAAGAGGCTGTGCTACAAAGATCAGTTATTAAAAATGGCGAGGTGATGGATAAGCATATGTATGTTAGGTTTAAGGATGATGCGGGTGAAATGGCAGCTTTGTCATCCTGAGTAAGGAACATCTGCTATGCCAAATCAAAATTCTTTCTCGCAAAGACGCGAAGACGCAAAGGGGCTTTCTTAGCGGCTTAGCGCCTTTGCGAGATTATATTAAGACCAGGAAGTTTGACTATCTTTAATTTAATCAAAAGCAAATGACAACTAATGCACAAAAAATGGGTATGGATGAGTTAGAGGCAAAAGTGCTTGAGGGCATGAAAAGGGCGAACCGTAAACTGGTTGAAACAGCCGCAGCCAATGATGAAAGCCTCATCATAGGAGATAAAGACGGCAGCTTCAAAGCTGTACCCGCAAAAGAGCTTTTAAAAACCCTTTCCGCCAAATAATTATCACTTATAATTCCTTCCTCATTACATAATCGTTCATCCAGTATTTACCAATGGCTATATCCTCTTCATAAGCTATTGTAAACCCCATTTTTTCATAAAACGACTTGGCGTTGTTATGCCTGTTCACGTTAAGTTCCAGCGTTTGTTTACCGGCATCTTTAGTTTTTTGGGCCACCTCGTTAATCAGTACTTTTCCGTAGCCTTTGCCCTGGGTTTCGGGCAGGCAGTATAGCTTGTGCAGCTTATAAACCTCCGGATTTTCCTCGCGCGGAGAGTAGGCTGCAAATGCCACCGGATTGCTTTCTTCCTCCAGTAATAAATAAGTTTGCTGATTTTCCCTAATCTGTTCGCTGATCTTGTCTGCTGAATAGATCCCGCCCAGCATAAAAGCTATTTGTTCGTGTTCGAGGATGGGGCCATAGGTTACCCACCATGTTTTATCGGCAATATCCCGGATGGTTTCCACATCATTTACAGTGGCTGTACGTATTGTATACATCTTCAAATTTAGTTTCGTGTTAATTGTTTTGACAAAGTCGTAGTCTTAAGTTCTAAGTCAAAAAATGGACTTCTGACTTCGAACTTAAGACTAAGGGCTATCGACTTTATACTAACTTCTTTCCTCCCAGATCATACACAGGTGTAAAATAGTTTCGACTGCTTTCTGCATATCCTGTACTGATACCCACTCGTGCCGGCTATGAAAAGCATGTTCGCCCGCAAAGATATTTGGACAAGGCAAGCCCATAAACGACAGCCTTGAACCATCAGTACCGCCGCGGATACTGCACAACTTAGCAGTTAAACCTGTGCGGTTAATAGCCTCCATGGCATAATCAACAATTTGCGGATGCTGGTCGAGCACACCCTTCATATTGCGGTATTGCTGGCTCACGGCAATATCAAACGTTGAACCGGGAAATTTCGTTAATACCCCAGCAGCAGTTTGGCGGATAACCTCAACATGACCTGCAAGTTTGGCTTCATCAAAATCCCGGATAATAAAATCGATAGAAGCGGTTTCCACATGGCCTTCTATACCTACCGGGTGTACAAATCCCTCCATACCTTCGGTATACTCCGGCGAAAGTTCATCAGGCAGGGCGGCAATAATTTGCCCTGCAATTTTAATGGCGCTTTCCATTTTGCCCTTTGCAAACCCCGGATGGGAGCTTACTCCATTAATGGTAAGCCTGGCCCCATCTGCCGAAAAGGTTTCATTCTCCATATTACCCGCGCTTTCGCCATCCATCGTGTAAGCAGCAAAAGCGCCCAGCTTGGCAATATCCACATGGTCGACACCGTGGCCGACTTCCTCGTCGGGCGTAAACAGGATCCGGATATCGCCATGTTTTATTTCGGGATGGTTGATAAGCTGGTAGCAGGCATCCATAATTTCGGCTACGCCGGCTTTATTGTCTGCGCCGAGCAGGGTTGTGCCGCTGGCTGTTATTACATCGTTGCCAAGCTGGTTTTTCAGGTCGTCATGCTCGGCCATGCGGATCACCTGGGTGTGATCATCGGGCAATATTAAATCCTGTCCCTGGTAATTTTTATGTACTAAAGGTTTTACATTCTTTCCGCTGCAATCGGGAGCGGTATCCATATGCGAGCAGAAGCAAATTACAGGTATCTTTTTATCGGTATTTGACGGAATAGTAGCATAAACATAGCCATACTCATCCAAATGCGCATCGGCTACGCCAATAGCCAGCAGTTCATCAACCAGCAGCCGGCCAAGATCTTTTTGCTTTTCTGTTGACGGAAATGAAACCGAAGAGGGGTCTGATTGCGTATCAATGGTAACATAACGCAAAAAGCGTTCGGCTACTGTGAACTTAATGAATGAGCTGAAATTCATATAAAGCTTCTATATTAGTGAAAATTTAGGCGGCGGTTTACACTGCCTGCAATTGTAAATATTGATTAAAATTATACATTGAAAAAATATTTTCTACTTTTTGTTTTGGCTTGCGCCTCGTTTATGGCCAAAGCCCAAAGTGGTTACAACTATTATGAATGGGGGTTTGGCGGAGGTGTCAATTACGCACGCGGTCATGATGACCTTAAAAAGCAGGTTTGGCACCCGGGCGGCACACTTAACTTAACGTATAACTACAGCCCGTATGTGCCGATAGCCCTCGATTTTCATTTTGGCACAATTGAAGGCGGAGGGCTTACCCCTGATGTAGATCAATTTGGCCGTAAATCAAAAAATAGTTTCTTAGCACTTGCCCTTCGTGCTGATCTGCAAATGGGCGAAATTATTGATTACGATAATAGTAGTGTTTTAAACGTGCTTAAAAACTTTTATATAGGCTCGGGTATCGGTGCTATAAAAAACAAGATGACTTTTGTACAGCGTTCAAACCCGCCGGGATATGAAAACCATGGTGCGGTGGGTGTAACTGAAGGTTTTCAGGGAAAAGATAAAAGCATTAACCTGATGATACCACTAAGGTTTGGTTATGAATTTAAAATTTATGATGATTACGATCAGGTAGGTTATACTATAACCCTTGGCGTTCAGCACAGCTATGCTTTTGGCGAAGGACTTGACGGGTACAATGACAACCCTCAAAAATTTAAAAACAACGCGCCCGACCAGTTTGTTCAATATAGTATAGGGTTTAAATATAATTTTGGCAATACGGTATCCTATACCAAGCTGGTCCGAAACTTCAGATAATGAATATAGAAGAGCTGCGTGATTATTGTTTACAAAAACCGGGGGCCACTGAAGGCTTCCCTTTTGGCGAAGATACCCTTGTTTTTAAAATTGCCGAAAAGATATTTCTATTAACCGGCTTACAAACAGGTGACAGGTTCAATGTTAAATGCGACCCTGAATGGGCTGTTGAACTCCGCGAACGCCACCCTGAAGTGCAGCCGGGCTATCACATGAATAAAAAAATGTGGAACACCGTGCAAATGAACGGCTCCCTCACCCGCAAACAGCTCTGCGAAATGATTGATCACTCCTATAATGAAGTGGTTAAAAGTTTGCCGAAAAAAGTGCAGGCGGAGATAGCTGCATTATAAGCAAAACATAGTATCCTCATGGGCCTATTCAGTTTTTTCGGTAAAAGGGATAACGGACAATTTGTATCGGCAGAGGCGTTCGGGGAAAAATCGGCAATACAGCTTAATATGCTGCCGGAACTTATGGAAAAGCTCCGGGAGTTAAATGTTGACGAAGACAGAGAACTGATGCTTGAGTTTTTCTTTTATACCAATACACATCAAAAAGCCGGAGCATTTGCACAGGAACTATCCAGTTTAAATTACCAGGTAAAATACGGCGTTTCTGAAGGGGATAAAAAGCTCTTCATTATTACCGGATGGACAACCAAAGTAAAAATGAAAGATGCCGTGGTAGCAGCATGGATTAGCCAGATGTGTAACCTTGGATATAAATTCGATTGTGAGTTTGATGGTTGGGGTACCATGCCCGATCAGTAATATTATTGTGTACCTGCACGCCTAATTGGCATTCTTAAACTATATTTGAGCAACGTATTTACACATGAAGATAGTTTTCGCTGCCCTGATTGCCTGTTTCGTTGCCTTATCCGCCAAAGCCCAGCTTACCCCGTTTGAGCTAAGTAAGGATAAAAATTACACTGCTACCTACGCCCAGGTAATTGATTACTATCAAAAGCTTAACAAACTGTATCCGCAGCAAATGAGGCTGATCAACTATGGCACCACCGACGTTGGCAAACCATTAACACTTGTGGTACTTTCAAAAGATAAGGTGTTTGACCCGGCTACTATCAAAAAGCAAAACAAAAGGGTGCTGCTTATCA
It contains:
- a CDS encoding MmcQ/YjbR family DNA-binding protein — protein: MNIEELRDYCLQKPGATEGFPFGEDTLVFKIAEKIFLLTGLQTGDRFNVKCDPEWAVELRERHPEVQPGYHMNKKMWNTVQMNGSLTRKQLCEMIDHSYNEVVKSLPKKVQAEIAAL
- the pepT gene encoding peptidase T; this encodes MNFSSFIKFTVAERFLRYVTIDTQSDPSSVSFPSTEKQKDLGRLLVDELLAIGVADAHLDEYGYVYATIPSNTDKKIPVICFCSHMDTAPDCSGKNVKPLVHKNYQGQDLILPDDHTQVIRMAEHDDLKNQLGNDVITASGTTLLGADNKAGVAEIMDACYQLINHPEIKHGDIRILFTPDEEVGHGVDHVDIAKLGAFAAYTMDGESAGNMENETFSADGARLTINGVSSHPGFAKGKMESAIKIAGQIIAALPDELSPEYTEGMEGFVHPVGIEGHVETASIDFIIRDFDEAKLAGHVEVIRQTAAGVLTKFPGSTFDIAVSQQYRNMKGVLDQHPQIVDYAMEAINRTGLTAKLCSIRGGTDGSRLSFMGLPCPNIFAGEHAFHSRHEWVSVQDMQKAVETILHLCMIWEERS
- a CDS encoding GNAT family N-acetyltransferase — its product is MYTIRTATVNDVETIRDIADKTWWVTYGPILEHEQIAFMLGGIYSADKISEQIRENQQTYLLLEEESNPVAFAAYSPREENPEVYKLHKLYCLPETQGKGYGKVLINEVAQKTKDAGKQTLELNVNRHNNAKSFYEKMGFTIAYEEDIAIGKYWMNDYVMRKEL
- a CDS encoding GNAT family protein, which produces MELQGNGFLLRAWQPGDEASLQKHADNPKVSAFLRDRFPYPYTMEDALFWVNLAQNQQPLTNFAIVVNGEACGGIGVELFTDESRIAAEIGYWLGEEHWGKGVATAAVKLVTTYAFEHFSLLRLEAGVYNKNTASIRVLEKAGYVKEAVLQRSVIKNGEVMDKHMYVRFKDDAGEMAALSS
- a CDS encoding ribonuclease E inhibitor RraB, with the translated sequence MGLFSFFGKRDNGQFVSAEAFGEKSAIQLNMLPELMEKLRELNVDEDRELMLEFFFYTNTHQKAGAFAQELSSLNYQVKYGVSEGDKKLFIITGWTTKVKMKDAVVAAWISQMCNLGYKFDCEFDGWGTMPDQ